A genome region from Sphaeramia orbicularis chromosome 19, fSphaOr1.1, whole genome shotgun sequence includes the following:
- the LOC115439496 gene encoding uncharacterized protein LOC115439496: MEDVAVGTEEILKYSFHRPTTSPVELPTSTVDSVGGTLLWRRQFGRISSSIVLLHGLPKPLADLSFCRQNRSGCGMPGLPVPVSCLGSPISQQGSVRLLLQLDSVPYFWGPPLGSGVAAMTDTRDLVTTAMCSCFNSGGGEHGPLGLNVPSLPRNLGEGLLEVGVGDRADIRLHQMFPTNPQNMFGPAQSVRLPPLPVDPTHRPVVIG, from the coding sequence atggaagacgtggcagtggggaCTGAGGAGATCctgaagtattccttccaccgtccgaccacATCCCCAGTCGAGCTCCCCACCTCCACTGTCGACAGTGTTGGTGGCACACTGCTGTGGCGCAGACAGTTTGGCAGAATTTCTTCATCCATAGTCCTCCTACATGGTCTCCCTAAACCCCTGGCAGACTTGAGTTTTTGCCGCCAGAACCGCTCGGGCTGTGGCATGCCTGGCCTGCCGGTACCCGTCAGCTGCCTAGGGAGTCCCATAAGCCAACAAGGCTCagtaagactccttcttcagcttgacagtGTCCCTTACTTCTGGGGTCCACCACTGGGTTCGGGGGTTGCCGCCATGACAGACACCAGAGACCTTGTGACCACAGCTATGTGCAGCTGCTTCAAcagtggaggtggagaacatggtccactcggactcaatgtccccagcctcccccgaaATCTGGGAGAAGGTCTCCTGGAGGTGGGAGTTGGAGACCGCGCTGACATCAGGCTCCATCAGATGTTCCCAACAAACCCTCAAAACATGTTTGGGCCTGCCCAGTCTGTCCGGCTTCCTCCTCTGCCAGTGGATCCAACTCACCGCccggtggtgatcggttga